A stretch of Bordetella petrii DNA encodes these proteins:
- a CDS encoding 4Fe-4S dicluster domain-containing protein yields MGFTRRQLLTGRKPGPTHFGPLAAQGRPWRARVTTACLARRGIECRLCSESCGVGAIFFRPQPGGPARPHIDAGRCTGCGDCLPACPAAALIPEAP; encoded by the coding sequence ATGGGATTCACACGGCGCCAGTTGCTCACCGGCCGCAAGCCCGGTCCAACCCACTTCGGGCCCCTGGCCGCGCAAGGCCGGCCATGGCGCGCCCGGGTCACGACGGCCTGCCTGGCCCGCCGCGGCATCGAATGCCGCCTGTGCAGCGAATCCTGCGGCGTCGGCGCCATCTTCTTTCGCCCCCAGCCGGGCGGCCCCGCGCGCCCGCACATCGATGCCGGGCGCTGCACCGGCTGCGGCGACTGCCTGCCAGCCTGTCCGGCGGCCGCGCTGATTCCGGAGGCCCCATGA
- the napA gene encoding nitrate reductase catalytic subunit NapA: protein MSLNRREFIKTNAVAAAAATAGMSLPAAALAQAGSPTLQVRWDKAPCRFCGTGCSVLVGVQNDRVVATQGDPEAPVNRGLNCIKGYFLSKIMYGADRLTRPMLRKKDGVYDKNGEFTPVSWDEAFDIMAQKWKQALAAGGPDAIAMFGSGQWTIWEGYAASKLYKAGFRSNNLDPNARHCMASAVVGFMRTFGIDEPMGCYDDIEHADAFVLWGSNMAEMHPILWSRITDRRLTHAGSEVHVLSTFEHRSFELADNGMIFVPQTDLAILNYLCNYLIQNGKVNREFVERHVNFKVGATDIGYGLRPNDPREQSASANGYPGADGAPKGDPGAARPATFEDFAAFVSTYTLDYTARLSGVPAEKLQRLAELYADPSKKIMSLWTMGFNQHTRGTWVNNMIYNVHLLTGKISEPGCGPFSLTGQPSACGTAREVGTFAHRLPADLVVGNPAHRKIAEDLWQLPEGTIPAKVGLHAVAQSRALKDGKLKCYWTSTTNNMQAGPNINDEIYPGWRNPEAFVVVSDPYPTVSALSADLILPTAMWVEKEGAYGNAERRTQFWRQQVKAPGQSRSDLWQYLEFAKRFKVEEVWPAELLDKKPEYRGKTLYDVLYANGVANRYPLADVAAVNQHAIDGYMNDESQHFGFYVQKGLFEEYAQFGRGHAHDLADFDLYHRARGLRWPVVDGKETLWRFREGYDPYVKPGEGVRFYGNKDGRANIFALPYQPPAEVPDQDYDLWLCTGRVLEHWHTGSMTRRVPELHRAVPEAVLFMHPDDAGQRGLQRGMQCKITSRRGEVLASLETRGRNKPPRGLVYMPFFDEGRLVNKLTLDATCPLSKETDFKKCAVKVQKA, encoded by the coding sequence ATGTCATTGAACCGACGCGAATTCATCAAGACCAACGCCGTGGCCGCCGCGGCCGCCACCGCCGGCATGAGCCTGCCGGCCGCGGCCCTGGCGCAGGCCGGCAGCCCCACGCTGCAGGTGCGCTGGGACAAGGCGCCATGCCGCTTCTGCGGCACCGGCTGCTCCGTGCTGGTGGGCGTGCAGAACGATCGCGTCGTGGCCACCCAGGGCGACCCCGAAGCGCCGGTCAACCGCGGGCTGAACTGCATCAAGGGCTACTTCCTGTCCAAGATCATGTACGGCGCCGACCGCCTGACGCGGCCCATGCTGCGCAAGAAAGACGGCGTTTACGACAAGAACGGCGAATTCACGCCGGTCAGCTGGGACGAAGCCTTCGACATCATGGCGCAAAAGTGGAAGCAGGCGCTCGCCGCCGGCGGCCCCGACGCCATCGCGATGTTCGGCTCGGGCCAATGGACCATCTGGGAAGGCTACGCGGCCTCGAAGCTGTACAAGGCGGGCTTTCGCAGCAACAACCTCGACCCCAACGCGCGCCACTGCATGGCCAGCGCGGTGGTGGGCTTCATGCGCACCTTCGGCATCGACGAACCCATGGGCTGCTACGACGACATCGAGCACGCCGATGCCTTCGTGCTGTGGGGCTCGAACATGGCCGAAATGCACCCCATCCTCTGGAGCCGCATCACCGACCGCCGCCTGACGCACGCCGGCAGCGAAGTACACGTGCTGTCCACCTTCGAGCACCGCAGCTTCGAGCTGGCCGACAACGGCATGATCTTCGTGCCGCAAACCGACCTGGCCATCCTGAACTACCTGTGCAACTACCTGATCCAGAACGGCAAGGTCAACCGCGAGTTCGTCGAGCGGCACGTCAACTTCAAGGTCGGCGCCACCGACATCGGCTACGGCCTGCGGCCGAACGATCCGCGCGAACAGTCGGCCAGCGCGAACGGCTATCCCGGCGCCGACGGCGCGCCCAAGGGCGACCCCGGCGCCGCCAGGCCGGCCACCTTTGAAGACTTCGCCGCGTTCGTCTCCACCTACACGCTGGACTACACCGCCAGGCTGTCGGGCGTGCCCGCCGAAAAACTGCAGCGCCTGGCCGAACTGTACGCCGACCCTTCCAAAAAGATCATGTCGCTCTGGACGATGGGCTTCAACCAGCATACGCGCGGAACGTGGGTCAACAACATGATCTACAACGTGCACCTGCTGACCGGCAAGATTTCCGAGCCGGGCTGCGGCCCGTTCTCGCTGACGGGCCAGCCGTCGGCTTGCGGCACCGCGCGCGAAGTGGGCACCTTCGCGCACCGCCTGCCGGCCGACCTGGTGGTCGGCAACCCCGCGCACCGCAAGATCGCCGAAGACTTGTGGCAGCTTCCCGAAGGCACCATTCCCGCCAAGGTGGGCCTGCATGCCGTGGCGCAGAGCCGCGCGCTGAAAGACGGCAAGCTCAAGTGCTACTGGACGTCCACCACCAACAACATGCAGGCCGGCCCGAACATCAACGATGAAATCTACCCCGGCTGGCGCAACCCGGAAGCGTTCGTGGTGGTGTCCGACCCTTATCCCACAGTATCGGCGCTGTCGGCCGACCTGATCCTGCCCACGGCGATGTGGGTCGAGAAAGAAGGCGCCTACGGAAACGCCGAGCGCCGCACCCAGTTCTGGCGCCAGCAGGTCAAGGCGCCGGGCCAGTCGCGGTCCGACCTGTGGCAATACCTGGAATTCGCCAAGCGCTTCAAGGTGGAAGAAGTATGGCCGGCGGAACTGCTCGACAAAAAGCCCGAATACCGCGGCAAGACGCTTTACGACGTGCTCTATGCCAACGGTGTGGCCAACCGCTACCCGCTGGCCGATGTGGCGGCCGTCAACCAGCATGCAATCGACGGCTACATGAACGACGAATCGCAGCACTTCGGCTTCTATGTGCAAAAAGGCCTGTTCGAGGAGTACGCGCAATTCGGCCGCGGCCACGCCCACGACCTGGCCGACTTCGACCTGTACCACCGGGCGCGCGGACTGCGCTGGCCGGTGGTCGACGGCAAGGAAACCCTGTGGCGCTTCCGCGAAGGCTACGACCCGTACGTCAAGCCGGGCGAGGGCGTCCGCTTCTACGGCAATAAAGACGGGCGGGCCAACATCTTCGCCCTGCCCTACCAGCCGCCGGCCGAAGTGCCCGACCAGGATTACGACCTTTGGCTGTGCACCGGGCGCGTGCTTGAACACTGGCACACGGGCTCGATGACGCGGCGCGTGCCCGAGCTGCACCGCGCCGTGCCCGAGGCGGTGCTGTTCATGCACCCCGACGACGCCGGGCAGCGCGGCCTGCAGCGCGGCATGCAATGCAAGATCACGTCGCGCCGCGGCGAGGTGCTTGCCAGCCTGGAAACGCGCGGCCGCAACAAGCCGCCTCGCGGGCTGGTGTACATGCCGTTCTTCGACGAAGGCCGGCTGGTCAACAAGCTTACGCTGGACGCCACCTGCCCGCTGTCCAAAGAAACCGACTTCAAGAAATGCGCCGTCAAGGTGCAAAAGGCCTGA
- the gcvH gene encoding glycine cleavage system protein GcvH: protein MSLPTDRKYTESHEWVKAEGDVFAVGITDNAQEQLGDLVFVGDVSVGAKLKAGATAGVVESVKAASDIYAPVSGEIVAFNDELESTPNLINESAFSTWIFKIKPDNAADVDKLLDAAGYEAVANG from the coding sequence ATGAGCCTGCCCACCGACCGCAAGTACACCGAGTCCCATGAATGGGTCAAAGCCGAGGGCGACGTGTTCGCCGTTGGCATCACCGATAACGCCCAGGAACAGCTGGGCGACCTCGTCTTCGTCGGCGACGTCAGCGTCGGCGCCAAGCTCAAGGCCGGCGCCACGGCCGGCGTGGTCGAATCGGTCAAGGCCGCTTCCGACATCTACGCGCCCGTGTCGGGCGAAATCGTGGCGTTCAACGACGAGCTCGAAAGCACGCCCAACCTGATCAACGAATCGGCCTTCTCTACCTGGATCTTCAAGATCAAGCCGGACAACGCGGCCGACGTCGACAAGCTGCTGGACGCAGCCGGCTACGAAGCCGTCGCCAACGGCTGA
- a CDS encoding nitrate reductase cytochrome c-type subunit — translation MKRALYKTALGLLAGLMIGMPPALADDPSTVQSLRQGSVGSAGHAAGHYRQELDAGATLPRDFVQQPPLVPHASSNYPVTLKFNKCLDCHSWGRAQATNSPKISVTHFRDAQGRELSSVSPARYFCMQCHVTQSDAKPLVENTFQRVEGLN, via the coding sequence ATGAAACGCGCCTTGTACAAGACCGCCCTCGGCCTGCTCGCGGGCCTGATGATCGGCATGCCGCCAGCCCTGGCCGACGACCCGTCCACGGTCCAGAGCCTGCGCCAGGGCAGCGTCGGCAGCGCCGGGCACGCAGCCGGCCACTATCGCCAGGAACTCGACGCGGGCGCCACGCTGCCGCGCGACTTCGTGCAGCAGCCGCCGCTGGTGCCGCACGCCAGCAGCAACTACCCCGTGACGCTGAAATTCAACAAATGCCTCGATTGCCATTCGTGGGGCCGCGCGCAGGCCACCAACTCACCCAAGATATCCGTCACGCACTTCCGCGACGCACAGGGCCGCGAACTGTCGTCGGTCAGCCCGGCACGCTATTTCTGCATGCAGTGCCACGTCACCCAAAGCGATGCCAAGCCGCTGGTCGAAAACACCTTCCAGCGCGTCGAAGGCCTGAACTGA
- a CDS encoding NapC/NirT family cytochrome c, translating to MNPIKWIKTLSRRAWALAFSGLGLAFALGIVFWGGFNTVMEWTNTEAFCISCHEMNQNVYQEYRNTVHYSNRTGVRAVCSDCHVPKEWGPKMLRKLYASNELLHHMLGTVDTPEKFEARRARLAQNEWRRMKANNSRECRNCHDYGYFDYTGQSPRSARMHQQGLQEGQACIDCHKGIAHSLPAVDQSVGQPRPHAIPAQALHPD from the coding sequence ATGAACCCGATCAAATGGATCAAGACCCTGTCGCGCCGAGCCTGGGCCCTGGCCTTCAGCGGACTGGGGCTGGCGTTCGCGCTGGGCATCGTATTCTGGGGCGGTTTCAATACGGTCATGGAATGGACCAACACCGAAGCCTTCTGCATTTCGTGCCATGAAATGAACCAGAACGTCTACCAGGAATACCGCAACACCGTGCACTATTCCAATCGCACCGGCGTGCGCGCCGTGTGCTCGGACTGCCACGTGCCCAAAGAATGGGGGCCGAAGATGCTGCGCAAGCTGTACGCGTCCAACGAGCTGCTGCATCACATGCTGGGCACCGTCGACACCCCCGAGAAATTCGAAGCCCGGCGCGCGCGGCTTGCGCAAAACGAATGGCGCCGCATGAAGGCGAACAATTCGCGGGAATGCCGCAACTGCCACGACTACGGCTACTTCGACTACACCGGCCAGAGCCCGCGCTCGGCGCGCATGCACCAGCAAGGCCTGCAGGAAGGCCAGGCCTGCATTGACTGCCACAAGGGCATCGCCCACAGCCTGCCGGCGGTGGACCAGTCGGTGGGGCAACCCAGACCGCACGCCATCCCGGCGCAGGCGCTGCACCCTGACTGA
- the gcvT gene encoding glycine cleavage system aminomethyltransferase GcvT, with protein sequence MSASLKRTPLADAHVAAGARMVDFGGWDMPLAYGSQLEEHHAVRRDAGMFDVSHMLNADVCGPDAAAFLRRLVANDVARLTVPGKALYTCMLNPQGGIIDDLIVYFFAIDQWRVVVNAATADKDIAWMRRVAAAGRFDVAITPRRDLAMVAVQGPNARAKVWAARPAWQAATEPLTPFVAAQVADGALVARTGYTGEDGFEIVLPADQVVALWNDLLAQGVRPCGLGARDTLRLEAGMNLYGQDMDELTQPDQAGLSWTVSLKDPERRFVGRDALEQFAAPCGFVGLKLQERGVMRAHMAVHTAQGDGETTSGTMSPTLGVSVAFARVPTGVQPGQTVEVDIRGKRVPALVCKLPFVRHGKAVEHS encoded by the coding sequence ATGTCCGCCTCCCTCAAACGCACTCCACTGGCCGACGCCCACGTCGCGGCCGGCGCCCGCATGGTCGATTTCGGCGGCTGGGACATGCCGCTGGCCTACGGCTCGCAGCTCGAAGAACACCACGCGGTGCGCCGCGACGCCGGCATGTTCGACGTATCGCACATGCTCAATGCCGATGTCTGCGGGCCGGATGCCGCCGCGTTCCTGCGGCGCCTGGTGGCCAACGACGTGGCCAGGCTCACGGTGCCCGGCAAGGCGCTGTACACGTGCATGCTCAACCCCCAGGGCGGCATCATCGACGACCTGATCGTCTATTTCTTCGCCATCGACCAATGGCGCGTGGTGGTCAATGCCGCCACGGCCGACAAAGACATCGCCTGGATGCGGCGCGTGGCTGCCGCCGGCCGGTTCGACGTGGCCATCACGCCGCGCCGCGACCTGGCCATGGTGGCCGTGCAGGGCCCCAACGCCCGCGCCAAGGTATGGGCCGCCCGGCCGGCCTGGCAGGCCGCCACCGAGCCGCTGACGCCCTTCGTGGCGGCCCAGGTGGCCGACGGCGCGCTGGTGGCGCGCACCGGCTACACCGGCGAAGACGGTTTCGAGATCGTCCTGCCGGCCGACCAGGTCGTGGCCCTGTGGAACGACCTGCTCGCCCAGGGCGTGCGCCCGTGCGGGCTGGGCGCGCGCGACACGCTGCGCCTGGAGGCCGGCATGAACCTGTACGGGCAAGACATGGACGAGCTCACCCAGCCCGACCAGGCCGGCCTGAGCTGGACGGTATCGCTGAAAGACCCCGAGCGCCGTTTCGTGGGGCGCGATGCCCTGGAACAGTTCGCCGCGCCCTGCGGCTTCGTCGGCCTGAAGCTGCAAGAGCGCGGCGTGATGCGCGCCCACATGGCCGTGCACACCGCCCAGGGCGACGGCGAAACCACCAGCGGCACCATGTCGCCCACGCTGGGCGTGTCGGTGGCGTTTGCCCGCGTGCCCACGGGCGTGCAGCCCGGCCAGACGGTCGAAGTCGATATCCGCGGCAAGCGGGTGCCCGCCCTGGTATGCAAATTGCCGTTCGTGCGCCATGGCAAGGCGGTCGAACACTCGTAA
- a CDS encoding chaperone NapD yields the protein MRIVSLVMRIAPHSLSAAESALAGIPGVQVHARDAATGKLIVTVEDGPGYSTADSILAAHKVPYVLSATLAYEYGEDDPPSASQPPSPHRPPAQGAPSCH from the coding sequence ATGAGGATCGTCAGCCTGGTCATGCGCATCGCCCCGCACAGCCTGTCCGCGGCCGAAAGCGCACTCGCCGGCATTCCGGGCGTGCAAGTGCACGCGCGCGACGCGGCCACCGGAAAACTCATCGTCACGGTCGAGGACGGCCCGGGCTACAGCACCGCCGACTCGATCCTGGCCGCCCACAAAGTTCCATACGTACTGTCGGCCACCCTGGCCTACGAATACGGTGAAGACGATCCACCGTCCGCCAGCCAGCCGCCATCCCCCCACCGACCCCCGGCACAGGGAGCTCCATCATGTCATTGA
- a CDS encoding ZIP family metal transporter: protein MNTFSRHRVHPPATSISVWTLAVLVACLGAHALWAYLIPRAPHVADALAGGLLAAGATALGTVPVMFSQTLPEKVQDTMFGFGAGVMLAACAFSLVAPGIAAAGELGHGPWGAGLVVGAAVLLGAAALLLMDRLLPHEHFIKGKEGIEVHRLRRTWLFVFAIVLHNLPEGLAIGVGYVGNDPLRGSALATGIAIQDVPEGLVVALALLAVGYRRSFAVALGMLSGLVEPAGAVLGALVVGWSAALLPWGLGFAAGAMLFVISHEIIPESHRKGHEVYATCGLMIGFVLMMLLDTALG, encoded by the coding sequence TTGAACACGTTCAGCCGCCACCGCGTTCACCCGCCCGCCACCAGCATCAGCGTCTGGACGCTGGCCGTGCTGGTGGCATGCCTGGGAGCGCACGCCTTGTGGGCCTACCTGATCCCGCGCGCGCCCCATGTGGCCGATGCACTGGCCGGCGGGCTGCTGGCCGCCGGGGCCACCGCCCTGGGCACCGTGCCGGTGATGTTCTCGCAGACGCTGCCCGAGAAAGTGCAGGACACCATGTTCGGCTTCGGCGCGGGCGTCATGCTGGCGGCCTGCGCCTTTTCGCTGGTGGCGCCGGGCATCGCGGCGGCCGGCGAACTGGGCCACGGGCCCTGGGGCGCCGGCCTGGTCGTGGGCGCGGCGGTGCTGCTGGGCGCGGCCGCGCTGCTGCTGATGGACCGGCTGCTGCCGCACGAGCATTTCATCAAGGGCAAAGAAGGCATCGAAGTCCATCGCCTGCGCCGCACCTGGCTGTTCGTGTTCGCCATCGTGCTGCACAACCTGCCCGAAGGCCTGGCGATCGGGGTGGGGTATGTGGGCAACGACCCGCTGCGCGGCAGCGCGCTGGCCACGGGCATCGCCATCCAGGACGTGCCCGAGGGCCTGGTGGTGGCGCTGGCGCTGCTGGCGGTGGGCTACCGCCGCAGCTTCGCGGTGGCCCTGGGCATGCTGTCCGGCCTGGTCGAACCGGCGGGTGCCGTGCTGGGCGCCCTGGTGGTGGGCTGGTCGGCGGCGCTGCTGCCCTGGGGCCTGGGCTTCGCCGCGGGCGCCATGCTGTTTGTCATCAGCCACGAGATCATTCCCGAATCGCACCGCAAGGGGCACGAGGTATATGCCACATGCGGGCTGATGATCGGCTTCGTGCTGATGATGCTGCTGGACACCGCGCTGGGGTAG
- a CDS encoding NAD(P)/FAD-dependent oxidoreductase, translating into MFDVAVIGAGAAGMMCAAVAGQRGLRVVLIDHAERLAEKIRISGGGRCNFTNVGAGPANFLSDNPHFCRSALAGYTPQDFLALLRSHRIAWHEKHRGQLFCDDSSESIIEMLRAECGAGRVQWRMPCRVAEVGRNDAGYVLRTSQGEIRAGKLVVAAGGMAIPQLGATDFGLKLARQFGLKVIEPRPALVPLTFDPAQWRPFAELSGVALEVALSTGTGRARGEFLEDLLFTHRGLSGPAILQISSYWQPGQAIVLDLAAGRDLAGELIAAKPGNRQQLHTVLGGLWPRRLADQWLHAAEQAGQPGLAALRMADAPDKTLRALGQGIHEWRLVPSGTAGYKKAEVMRGGVDTRGLDQKSMQARQVPGLYFIGEAVDVTGWLGGYNFQWAWASGVACARAL; encoded by the coding sequence ATGTTCGACGTAGCCGTGATCGGCGCCGGCGCGGCCGGCATGATGTGCGCTGCCGTGGCCGGCCAGCGCGGCCTGCGGGTCGTGCTGATCGACCACGCCGAGCGCCTGGCCGAGAAAATCCGCATATCGGGCGGCGGGCGCTGCAACTTCACCAACGTGGGGGCGGGGCCGGCCAATTTCCTGTCCGACAACCCGCATTTCTGCCGTTCCGCGCTGGCCGGCTATACCCCGCAGGATTTTCTGGCGCTGCTGCGCAGCCATCGCATCGCCTGGCACGAGAAGCACCGCGGCCAATTGTTCTGCGACGACAGCAGCGAATCCATTATCGAGATGCTGCGCGCCGAGTGCGGCGCGGGCCGGGTGCAGTGGCGCATGCCATGCCGCGTGGCGGAAGTCGGCCGCAATGATGCGGGCTACGTGCTGCGCACCAGCCAGGGCGAGATCCGCGCGGGCAAGCTGGTGGTGGCCGCCGGCGGCATGGCCATCCCGCAGCTGGGCGCCACCGATTTCGGCCTGAAACTGGCGCGCCAGTTCGGCTTGAAAGTCATTGAGCCGCGGCCGGCGCTGGTGCCCCTGACATTCGATCCGGCCCAGTGGCGCCCGTTCGCCGAGCTGTCGGGTGTGGCGCTGGAAGTCGCGCTCAGCACCGGCACGGGCCGCGCCCGCGGCGAATTCCTGGAAGACCTGCTGTTCACGCACCGCGGCCTGTCCGGCCCGGCGATCTTGCAGATTTCCAGCTACTGGCAGCCCGGCCAGGCCATTGTGCTGGACCTGGCCGCGGGGCGCGACCTGGCCGGCGAGCTCATCGCCGCCAAGCCGGGCAACCGCCAGCAGCTGCATACGGTGCTGGGCGGCCTGTGGCCGCGCCGGCTGGCCGACCAATGGCTGCACGCGGCCGAACAGGCCGGGCAGCCCGGGCTGGCCGCGCTGCGCATGGCCGACGCGCCCGACAAGACCTTGCGCGCCCTGGGGCAGGGCATCCATGAATGGCGGCTGGTGCCCAGCGGCACCGCCGGCTACAAAAAAGCCGAAGTCATGCGGGGCGGCGTGGACACGCGCGGGCTGGACCAGAAGTCGATGCAGGCGCGCCAGGTGCCGGGCCTGTATTTCATCGGCGAAGCGGTCGACGTCACCGGCTGGCTGGGCGGCTACAACTTCCAGTGGGCCTGGGCCTCGGGCGTGGCCTGCGCACGCGCGCTATAA
- a CDS encoding superoxide dismutase: MPYTLPDLPYAYDALEPHIDALTMEIHYTKHHQTYINNLNAALDGAGLPSDEPVEALVARIDTLPESVRAAVRNNGGGHANHSLFWTVMSPQGGGKPQGSLAAAIDAELGGLEAFREAFTKAALTRFGSGWAWLSVTPQGKLVVESSANQDSPLMQGNTPVLGLDVWEHAYYLKYQNRRPEYIGAFFNVIDWAEVARRYEAARA; the protein is encoded by the coding sequence ATGCCCTATACCTTGCCCGATCTGCCTTATGCGTACGATGCGCTGGAGCCGCACATCGATGCGCTGACCATGGAAATCCACTACACCAAGCACCACCAGACGTACATCAACAACCTGAATGCCGCCCTGGACGGCGCCGGGCTGCCGTCCGACGAGCCGGTCGAGGCGCTGGTGGCCCGCATCGACACCTTGCCCGAGTCGGTGCGCGCGGCGGTGCGCAACAACGGCGGCGGCCATGCCAACCACAGCCTGTTCTGGACAGTGATGTCGCCCCAGGGCGGCGGCAAGCCGCAGGGCAGCCTGGCCGCCGCCATCGACGCCGAGCTGGGCGGCCTGGAGGCATTTCGCGAGGCCTTCACCAAGGCGGCCCTGACACGCTTCGGCAGCGGCTGGGCCTGGCTGAGCGTGACGCCGCAGGGCAAGCTGGTGGTGGAAAGCAGCGCCAACCAGGACAGCCCGCTGATGCAGGGCAACACGCCCGTGCTGGGTCTGGACGTGTGGGAACACGCGTACTACCTGAAGTACCAGAACCGCCGCCCCGAGTACATCGGCGCGTTCTTCAATGTGATCGACTGGGCCGAAGTGGCGCGCCGCTACGAGGCCGCCAGGGCCTGA
- the napH gene encoding quinol dehydrogenase ferredoxin subunit NapH: MNALPAKPRRPNVAGRNPTAAAIAGKGWLRAHRWLLLRRAVQAGLLALFLVGPATVWLAHRGLLGQAWWPVKGNLSSSLTLDWLPLTDPYQLLQSLFAGHVPLGTAVLGAGLVLGFYLLLGGRLYCSWVCPVNIVTDTAAWLRRRLRLRPPGRTPPKSLRLWLLAGTLLASAATGTIAWEWVNPVSLLHRALVFGFGAVWALVLGIFLYDLLVAPRGWCGHVCPVGAFYGLLGRRALLRVNAAGREACDDCMDCYSVCPEPQVIRPALKAAGQSHPVILDADCTTCGRCIDVCPQQVFRMSHRFRHRS; encoded by the coding sequence ATGAATGCCCTTCCCGCCAAACCCCGGCGCCCGAACGTCGCGGGCCGCAACCCCACCGCCGCCGCCATTGCCGGCAAGGGCTGGCTGCGCGCCCATCGCTGGCTGCTGCTGCGGCGCGCCGTACAGGCCGGCCTGCTGGCGCTGTTCCTGGTCGGCCCGGCCACTGTGTGGCTGGCGCACCGGGGCCTGCTGGGCCAGGCCTGGTGGCCCGTGAAGGGCAACCTGTCGTCCAGCCTGACGCTCGACTGGCTGCCGCTGACCGATCCGTACCAACTGCTGCAAAGCCTGTTCGCGGGCCACGTGCCGCTGGGCACGGCCGTGCTGGGCGCCGGCCTGGTGCTGGGCTTTTACCTGCTGCTGGGCGGACGGCTGTATTGCTCCTGGGTGTGCCCCGTCAACATCGTCACCGACACCGCGGCCTGGCTGCGCCGCCGGCTCAGGCTGCGCCCGCCCGGGCGCACGCCGCCCAAATCGCTGCGGCTGTGGCTGCTGGCCGGCACCCTGCTGGCGTCGGCCGCCACCGGCACCATCGCCTGGGAATGGGTCAATCCGGTCTCGCTGCTGCATCGCGCGCTGGTGTTCGGCTTCGGCGCCGTATGGGCGCTGGTGCTGGGCATTTTCTTGTACGACCTGCTGGTGGCGCCGCGCGGCTGGTGCGGCCATGTATGCCCGGTGGGGGCGTTCTACGGCCTGTTGGGCCGGCGCGCGCTGCTGCGCGTGAATGCCGCGGGCCGCGAGGCCTGCGACGACTGCATGGACTGCTACAGCGTCTGCCCCGAACCGCAGGTCATCCGCCCCGCCCTCAAGGCGGCTGGCCAGAGCCACCCCGTCATCCTCGACGCCGACTGCACCACTTGCGGCCGCTGTATCGACGTCTGCCCCCAACAGGTGTTCCGTATGAGCCACCGGTTCCGCCACAGGAGTTAA
- the napG gene encoding ferredoxin-type protein NapG yields the protein MTDPTPDKPPGRRQFLQHSAAAIGGACAVALGLGLYTRQAGSLPATALRPPGALAEDEFLAACVRCGLCVRACPYDTLKLATLGQPIPSGTPYFDARSVPCEMCEDIPCVPACPTGALDHDLTRIEDARMGLAVLIDQETCLNFQGLRCDVCYRVCPLIDEAITLERQHNPRSDRHAMLLPTVHSDRCTGCGKCERSCVLPGASAIKVLPHPLAQGSAAGHYRKGWEEAEKAGGSVIGEQIRLPVRGLDDVPVIPDTGGQP from the coding sequence ATGACAGACCCCACCCCCGACAAACCGCCCGGCCGCCGCCAGTTTCTGCAGCATTCGGCGGCCGCCATCGGCGGCGCCTGCGCCGTGGCGCTGGGCCTGGGCCTGTACACCAGGCAGGCCGGCTCGCTGCCGGCCACTGCCCTGCGTCCGCCCGGCGCGCTGGCCGAAGACGAGTTCCTGGCCGCATGCGTGCGCTGCGGGCTGTGCGTGCGCGCCTGTCCCTACGACACCCTGAAGCTGGCCACCCTGGGCCAGCCCATTCCGTCCGGCACGCCTTACTTCGATGCGCGCAGCGTGCCCTGCGAAATGTGCGAAGACATCCCCTGCGTACCGGCCTGCCCCACCGGCGCGCTGGACCACGACCTGACCCGCATCGAAGATGCCCGCATGGGCCTGGCCGTGCTCATCGACCAGGAAACCTGCCTGAACTTCCAGGGGCTGCGCTGCGACGTCTGCTATCGCGTGTGCCCGCTCATCGACGAAGCCATCACGCTCGAACGGCAGCACAACCCCAGGTCCGACCGCCACGCCATGCTGCTGCCCACCGTGCATTCCGACCGCTGCACCGGCTGCGGCAAGTGCGAGCGCAGCTGCGTGCTGCCCGGCGCCTCGGCCATCAAGGTGCTGCCGCACCCGCTGGCGCAGGGCTCGGCCGCCGGCCATTACCGCAAAGGCTGGGAAGAAGCCGAGAAGGCCGGCGGCTCGGTCATCGGCGAACAGATCCGCCTGCCCGTGCGCGGCCTGGACGACGTTCCCGTCATTCCTGATACCGGTGGCCAGCCATGA